In Pseudothermotoga hypogea DSM 11164 = NBRC 106472, the following are encoded in one genomic region:
- a CDS encoding RNA polymerase sigma factor, with product MRDEELVEGLRHGDERAFRILYREYAGKIGSIARSYLGSDDVDDVVQDVMLRIFKSIRKFKGDSKLSTWIYRIAVNVCKDYLAKYKRRSEILTDFTEDEEHPSQHPVSEIDTEETVTGELEYERIMDALEKLSPEDRLLIKLRDVDGLSYEEISKIVSKPIGSVKSSLHYARKRLKRLLEEARE from the coding sequence ATGCGTGACGAAGAACTCGTCGAGGGACTGAGACACGGGGATGAGAGAGCATTCAGAATTCTCTATAGAGAATATGCCGGCAAGATCGGTTCCATAGCGAGGTCGTACCTTGGCTCAGACGATGTCGACGACGTGGTACAAGATGTGATGTTGAGAATCTTCAAGAGTATAAGGAAATTCAAAGGGGATTCCAAGCTGTCGACGTGGATATACAGAATCGCTGTGAACGTGTGCAAGGATTATCTGGCGAAGTACAAAAGAAGGAGCGAAATTTTGACGGATTTCACCGAAGATGAGGAACATCCGAGTCAGCATCCTGTTTCAGAGATCGATACGGAGGAGACCGTCACGGGAGAGCTGGAATACGAGAGGATCATGGATGCGCTGGAAAAGTTGTCACCCGAAGACAGGCTGTTGATAAAGTTGCGCGACGTCGATGGTTTGAGCTACGAAGAGATAAGCAAAATCGTGTCTAAACCTATCGGAAGTGTCAAGAGCAGTTTGCATTATGCGAGAAAGAGGTTGAAGAGATTGCTGGAGGAGGCTCGCGAATGA
- a CDS encoding DUF501 domain-containing protein — MEGVLFEDVLIIERQIGRKPLGVRRVVLRCEHNFPVVIENECEIDGKPFPTLFWLVCPKLCREISRLEQLGWISRFEKIINEDPDFERAYIDAHLQVRELRDKVVRNEGARQILSRLGTGGIRNLRTVKCLHLHVADRLAGVKNPVGEMVLQMIDRPFCEGDRILCRELRA, encoded by the coding sequence TTGGAAGGCGTTCTGTTTGAAGACGTATTGATCATCGAAAGACAGATCGGCAGAAAACCTCTCGGCGTGAGGAGAGTCGTGCTCAGGTGCGAGCACAATTTTCCCGTGGTCATAGAGAACGAATGTGAAATCGATGGAAAGCCTTTCCCAACGCTCTTCTGGCTGGTTTGTCCAAAACTCTGTAGAGAGATATCCCGGCTCGAGCAACTCGGATGGATCAGCAGGTTTGAAAAGATCATCAACGAAGATCCGGACTTTGAAAGGGCGTACATCGACGCACACCTACAAGTACGAGAGCTCAGGGACAAGGTTGTACGTAACGAAGGTGCGCGGCAGATCCTGTCTCGACTCGGCACCGGTGGTATACGTAACCTGAGAACTGTTAAGTGTTTGCACCTTCACGTGGCCGATCGTCTCGCGGGTGTGAAGAACCCTGTCGGAGAGATGGTCCTTCAGATGATCGATCGGCCATTCTGTGAGGGCGACAGGATCCTTTGTCGTGAACTTCGTGCATAG
- a CDS encoding 50S ribosomal protein L11 methyltransferase: protein MSGRKTIEWLLTCPDPEGVEEFLLGLNFFNFALEATENGNFVRVYTNDEGLLERLRLQFGCELIDKKLTQERDWFLYLRLKPFEIVPNVWIDPTHRFRKNAIVIKMKPSAAFGTGDHPTTKLAARLMYNHLKSKDRVLDVGCGTGVLAIIAKKLGVRKVVAVDNDPVAVEIAKEFARRNRVQIDIKLSDLLENVSGTFDLVVANLTTNLVISLLKQIDRVTKAGSRIIVSGIPRVDDEKVKMAVREKSLQIVEEAELEDWKAFCLKTY, encoded by the coding sequence GTGAGTGGAAGAAAGACGATCGAATGGTTGCTGACCTGTCCCGACCCAGAAGGAGTCGAGGAATTCCTTCTGGGTCTTAATTTTTTCAACTTCGCGCTCGAGGCCACTGAAAATGGAAACTTCGTTCGCGTCTACACGAACGATGAGGGTCTGCTCGAGCGGCTTCGACTCCAGTTTGGGTGCGAACTGATCGATAAGAAGCTGACTCAGGAGCGCGACTGGTTTTTGTACCTTCGCTTGAAGCCTTTCGAGATCGTCCCGAATGTCTGGATAGATCCGACGCACAGGTTCAGAAAGAATGCGATAGTGATCAAGATGAAACCGAGCGCTGCGTTCGGCACAGGAGATCATCCCACAACGAAACTGGCGGCACGGCTGATGTATAATCATTTGAAAAGTAAAGATCGTGTGCTGGATGTGGGATGCGGCACAGGAGTACTTGCCATCATTGCCAAAAAACTCGGTGTTAGAAAAGTCGTTGCGGTTGACAACGATCCTGTGGCTGTGGAGATAGCCAAAGAATTTGCGCGCAGGAACCGAGTCCAAATAGACATCAAACTGTCGGACCTTTTGGAGAACGTTTCTGGCACGTTCGATCTGGTCGTTGCGAATCTGACGACGAATCTGGTAATATCCTTGTTGAAACAGATTGACAGGGTTACGAAAGCCGGTTCCAGGATCATCGTGTCTGGTATTCCTCGTGTGGATGACGAAAAAGTTAAGATGGCCGTTAGAGAGAAAAGCCTTCAAATTGTTGAGGAGGCTGAGTTGGAAGATTGGAAGGCGTTCTGTTTGAAGACGTATTGA
- the speE gene encoding polyamine aminopropyltransferase, which produces MNEKLLAGKHLWYFEYYTGGDVGLFMKIARMVHSEQTPIQRIDIFDNPTLGRVFALDGITMTTDKDEFMYHEMLAHVPMFTHPNPKNVLIIGGGDGGTLREVLRHPEVESVVLCEIDRRVVEVSKQYLKTGEAFNSDKVELVFENGAEYVKKIKNQFDVIIIDSTDPTAGEGGHLFTQDFYRACFDALKDGGVMCAEAENALYDFNWTKIAYRRIKSIFPVVKAYVGFMTTYPSGFWLYILASKGLDPIKDYRFEAARAMSQQLKYYNEELHKACFVLPNFVKRTLEESL; this is translated from the coding sequence GTTCATGAAGATCGCCCGTATGGTTCATTCTGAGCAAACTCCGATCCAGAGGATAGACATCTTCGACAACCCAACTTTGGGTAGGGTGTTCGCCTTAGATGGCATCACTATGACCACAGACAAAGACGAGTTCATGTACCACGAGATGCTCGCACACGTGCCCATGTTCACTCACCCGAACCCGAAGAATGTGCTCATCATAGGTGGAGGGGACGGAGGAACGCTCAGAGAGGTACTGAGACATCCTGAGGTTGAGAGTGTGGTTCTCTGTGAAATCGACAGGCGTGTGGTTGAAGTTTCAAAACAGTACCTCAAGACGGGAGAGGCCTTCAACAGCGACAAGGTAGAGCTCGTCTTCGAAAACGGTGCCGAGTATGTCAAGAAAATCAAGAATCAATTCGACGTGATCATAATCGATTCGACAGACCCAACGGCCGGTGAAGGAGGACACTTGTTCACACAGGATTTCTACAGGGCGTGCTTTGACGCTCTGAAAGATGGTGGTGTTATGTGTGCCGAGGCAGAGAACGCGCTGTACGATTTCAACTGGACGAAGATAGCTTACAGAAGGATAAAGAGTATCTTTCCCGTTGTCAAGGCCTACGTTGGTTTCATGACGACGTACCCATCAGGCTTTTGGCTTTACATACTTGCTTCGAAGGGACTGGATCCGATCAAAGACTACAGGTTTGAAGCTGCGAGAGCGATGTCGCAGCAGTTGAAGTACTACAACGAAGAGTTGCACAAGGCGTGTTTCGTTTTGCCGAACTTTGTCAAGAGAACCTTAGAGGAAAGCCTGTGA